One genomic region from Anthonomus grandis grandis chromosome 1, icAntGran1.3, whole genome shotgun sequence encodes:
- the LOC126735051 gene encoding guanine nucleotide-binding protein subunit beta-like protein, producing the protein MSETLQLKGTLLGHNGWVTQIATNPKYPDMILSSSRDKTLIVWKLTREDTQYGVPQKRLHGHSHFISDVVLSSDGNYALSGSWDKTLRLWDLAAGKTTRRFEDHTKDVLSVAFSVDNRQIVSGSRDKTIKLWNTLAECKYTIQDEGHSDWVSCVRFSPNHANPIIVSAGWDRMVKVWNLTNCRLKINHSGHAGYLNTVTVSPDGSLCASGGKDCKAMLWDLNDGKHLHTLDHNDIITALCFSPNRYWLCAAFGPSIKIWDLESKEMVEELKPEVVKVVSKAEPPQCLSLAWSTDGQTLFAGYSDNTIRVWQVSVSSH; encoded by the exons ATGTCCGAAACCCTGCAACTTAAAGGGACCCTCCTGGGGCACAATGGGTGGGTCACCCAAATCGCCACCAACCCCAAATACCCCGATATGATCTTGTCTTCGTCCAGAG acAAGACTTTAATCGTCTGGAAACTGACCCGTGAAGACACCCAATATGGTGTGCCCCAAAAACGTCTCCACGGACATTCGCATTTTATCTCCGACGTGGTGCTGTCCAGTGATGGTAACTACGCCCTATCTGGATCATGGGACAAAACCTTGCGACTATGGGACTTGGCTGCTGGAAAAACCACCAGGAGATTTGAAGATCACACTAAG GATGTTCTGAGTGTTGCTTTCTCAGTTGACAACCGTCAAATTGTTTCTGGTTCGCGGGACAAGACTATCAAGCTGTGGAATACTTTGGCAGAATGCAAATACACCATTCAGGATGAAGGTCACTCTGACTGG GTCTCATGTGTACGTTTCTCACCAAACCATGCCAATCCGATCATCGTCTCAGCTGGCTGGGATCGTATGGTCAAAGTATGGAATTTGACCAACTGCCGCCTAAAGATCAACCACAGCGGACACGCCGGTTATTTGAACACAGTTACAGTTTCCCCGGACGGTTCTCTATGCGCCTCTGGTGGTAAAGACTGCAAAGCCATGCTGTGGGATCTGAATGACGGCAAACACTTGCACACCTTGGACCATAATGATATCATTACAGCCTTGTGCTTCTCACCAAACAG ATACTGGCTGTGCGCTGCCTTTGGGCCCTCAATCAAAATCTGGGACTTGGAAAGTAAGGAAATGGTGGAGGAGCTCAAACCCGAAGTGGTGAAAGTGGTATCCAAAGCCGAACCCCCACAGTGTTTGTCGCTCGCGTGGTCCACCGACGGTCAAACTTTGTTCGCCGGATACTCCGATAACACGATCAGGGTGTGGCAGGTCAGCGTTAGCTCCCACTAA